In a single window of the Lates calcarifer isolate ASB-BC8 linkage group LG1, TLL_Latcal_v3, whole genome shotgun sequence genome:
- the ndp gene encoding norrin gives MKPFISVGPPSGLLLVLMCCPLLGLVQSASSNKASDNTHPHLGDSDPDRCMRHHFVETITHPIYKCNSKMVLLARCEGHCSHTTRSDPLISFSSVLKQPFKSTCSCCRPHTSKLKAVRLRCAGGTRITATYRYILACNCEECS, from the exons ATGAAACCTTTCATCTCTGTGGGCCCCCCTTCTGGCCTGCTGCTGGTCCTGATGTGTTGCCCTCTGCTGGGCTTGGTCCAGTCCGCCAGCAGCAACAAGGCCAGCGataacacacacccacacctgGGAGACTCTGACCCGGACCGATGCATGAGGCACCACTTTGTGGAGACCATCACACACCCGATTTATAAGTGCAACTCTAAG ATGGTGCTGCTGGCGCGCTGCGAGGGTCACTGCAGCCACACCACCCGCTCCGACCCCCTCATCTCCTTCAGCTCGGTGCTCAAGCAGCCCTTCAAGAGCACCTGCTCCTGCTGCCGGCCGCACACCTCCAAGCTGAAGGCGGTGAGGCTGCGCTGTGCCGGCGGGACTCGCATCACAGCCACTTACAGATACATCCTGGCCTGCAACTGTGAGGAGTGCAGCTGA